In Maylandia zebra isolate NMK-2024a linkage group LG12, Mzebra_GT3a, whole genome shotgun sequence, a single genomic region encodes these proteins:
- the LOC101466689 gene encoding uncharacterized protein LOC101466689 isoform X3 codes for MTLCLYECLRAVGLQHHYARFTSVGVCRTAHISVLTMEDYPLLGIHTMEDRTRLFQLVQFVKTLDLEGLGYDDDDDYHYSGGGRVEGSTIVDSSFYHDSDSIFDDEDGNGAAVNNIIASTFARPSHVRRRLDFSNETSDHHQRLSHPVVHVNMRYARYEESIRKKGSATSVQHQYRPKPKPANVTSNTFNHKPLGHKDRKRTTRKKTLYTEMDTDGCMCKPTPVYEAKRTAGYNYGLPMSTPPAQCKQARQAEEQRIKVCVRKRPLTCTESRQREADVVTTPGGECVIVHEVKEAVDLSQYILQHKFYFDQVFGEKSSNEEVYHQTAYPLVQHMLKGGKVTCFAYGQTGAGKTHTMLGSPAIPGLYALAVQDIFAHLSATHSYQLVFVSFFEIYCGQLYDLLDHRKRLFAREDGQKVVHISGLRDVRVDSVSSLLEVISQGTAERTQGMSGVNPLSSRSHALLQIQLRDSNQQIAGRMWFVDLAGSERASDAKEPDRQSRMEGAEINQSLLALKECIRSLDQEQSHTPFRQSKLTQVLKDSFVGDSMTCMIANISPGHTATEHTLNTLRYADRVKELKRQGGLRGRRRNRGKTAASPNQNLFSSTTGSTVSSRGKSPPKKPKLTRQSDSFGPTTPTTRSPVRSAFLCSTPKNTKCGEEANARRRGEIRLEHISPVRGWLRIGDKRHRRNEADELGGGRTGNDSLKTMERQSVSQQSPRAVLESGHQQSPRAVLVSGQPKDKRVWKVQKEGEAHENDSFFTESKSDSCFREEEHEQHAMKGGIKKGGENGDANSKGEGIIQRGLPKANERDKERERHLRWYHKQLQQFMPSSASLSSQLSSPSIYPSPSSSTQPSVSHLSISSRANHGLELVLDGCTTRSEDRVNGNRGQVFSPSAEILLQTETSSISNNISEEDANGDTGGVGENSRASLEGTWTGFEQEMSRNEKRRSLEAASEERQRRKERRPAGVERGEGRWVWMSNGTAGAVCFDTSETQLCHSSDSQDRLEVGVAGLNTSDDPADGVWNAGKGGAAQKGCLLSAHMNNEGNSLISYPPAEQSLSPDCEHTSTLLTPVMLSAASFESKCTRVIPEAVQSNTQREKELWFLANPGKLPATLPSTTSITPTEPLNKPPENPAHTQLHNHSEVKKLVLPQNETQVDSFSSIMEPLSISQLQVDQQAATISFLRGDNKNTSLSPLNDNREYNKWEEMEEVVEDENTGLQLSFVELPQAKTHYPPLSDTTTATNHTEGKQDVHLSNCYTGIPEDILDSSQDQDSNQKQTPPATFNKPPASPLKKSTCTSVQGLPSLQDLNTNHHVRPTIQLFKLDDLDHAKWCIFKAHWEQLKEMEALCCKEGKLLCQQPDMAFGEYVQQLEEIMEKKAWCVHSMRAQLQPYLKPITSIHPQGADDHRSTS; via the exons aTGACACTTTGTCTGTATGAGTGTCTGAGAGCGGTCGGGCTACAGCATCACTATGCCAG GTTTACCTCAGTGGGTGTTTGTCGTACAGCCCACATCTCAGTGCTCACCATGGAGGACTACCCCCTGCTGGGGATACACACAATGGAGGACAGGACTCGGTTATTTCAACTTGTCCAATTTGTCAAAACTCTTGATCTGGAGGGCCTTggatatgatgatgatgatgattatcaCTATAGTGGTGGTGGACGCGTCGAAGGCAGCACTATAGTGGATAGCAGCTTTTATCATGATAGTGACAGCATTtttgatgatgaagatggtaaTGGAGCTGCTGTCAATAATATAATTGCCAGCACTTTTGCCAGACCATCACATGTTCGCAGGCGACTTGATTTCAGTAATGAGACCAGTGATCATCATCAGCGGTTGTCTCATCCTGTTGTTCATGTTAACATGAGGTATGCCAGATATGAGGAGTCCATTAGGAAAAAAGGATCTGCTACCTCTGTGCAACATCAATATAGGCCAAAACCCAAGCCTGCAAATGTGacatcaaacacatttaatcacAAACCTTTGGgtcacaaagacagaaaaagaaccACAAGGAAGAAAACTCTTTATACAGAAATGGACACTGATGGATGCATGTGTAAGCCAACACCTGTTTATGAAGCAAAGAGAACAGCTGGATATAACTATGGACTACCAATGAGTACTCCTCCTGCTCAGTGCAAACA AGCCAGGCAAGCAGAAGAGCAGCGGATTAAGGTGTGTGTGAGGAAAAGACCACTGACATGCACCGAGAGCCGACAAAGAGAGGCAGATGTTGTGACAACTCCAGGTGGAGAGTGTGTGATTGTCCATGAAGTCAAGGAAGCCGTGGATCTCTCACAATACATACTGCAG CACAAGTTCTACTTTGACCAAGTTTTTGGGGAGAAAAGCTCCAACGAAGAGGTTTATCACCAAACAGCATATCCTCTGGTGCAGCACATGCTCAAAGG aGGCAAAGTCACCTGCTTTGCATACGGTCAAACAGGTGCAGGGAAGACTCACACCATGCTGGGTTCACCTGCCATTCCAGGACTATATGCTCTGGCAGTTCAGGACATCTTTGCTCACCTGTCAGCCACACACTCATACCAGCTGGTGTTTGTCAGCTTCTTCGAGATCTACTGTGGTCAGCTGTATGACCTCCTGGACCACAGAAAAAG GTTATTTGCTAGGGAGGATGGACAGAAAGTGGTTCACATTTCAGGGCTGCGAGATGTCAGAGTGGACTCAGTCAGCTCTCTGCTGGAG GTGATTTCTCAGGGTACAGCCGAGCGGACACAGGGGATGAGTGGCGTGAATCCACTCTCTTCTCGATCCCATGCCTTGCTTCAGATTCAGCTTAGAGATTCAAACCAGCAGATAGCTGGCAG AATGTGGTTTGTGGATCTGGCAGGAAGCGAAAGAGCATCCGATGCCAAAGAACCTGACAGGCAGAGCCGCATGGAGGGAGCTGAGATCAACCAGAGTCTGTTGGCT CTTAAAGAATGTATCCGGTCACTTGATCAGGAACAATCGCATACACCTTTTAGGCAGAGCAAACTGACTCAG GTTTTGAAAGATTCATTTGTCGGTGACTCAATGACATGCATGATTGCCAACATTTCACCTGGTCACACAGCAACGGAGCACACACTTAATACACTGAGATATGCAGACCG GGTAAAAGAGTTGAAAAGACAAGGAGGgctgagaggaagaagaagaaacagaggCAAGACAGCAGCCTCACCCAATCAAAACCTGTTCAGCAGCACCACTGGTAGCACTGTTAGCAGTAGAGGGAAAAGTCCTCCAAAGAAGCCAAAGTTAACAAGACAAAGCGATTCTTTCGGTCCCACAACTCCTACCACAAGGTCACCTGTGAGGAGTGCATTTCTCTGCTCCACACCCAAGAACACCAAATGTGGAGAGGAAGCAAATGCGAGACGGAGGGGAGAGATCAGACTTGAACATATTTCTCCAGTTAGAGGTTGGCTGAGAATAGGTGACAAAAGGCATCGGAGAAATGAAGCAGATGAATTAGGAGGGGGGAGAACAGGAAATGACAGTTTAAAAACTATGGAGAGACAGTCTGTTAGTCAGCAAAGCCCCAGGGCAGTGCTGGAGTCGGGACACCAGCAAAGCCCCAGGGCAGTGCTGGTGTCGGGACAACCAAAAGACAAGCGTGTATGGAAGGTGCAAAAGGAGGGAGAAGCTCATGAGAATGATTCATTTTTTACTGAAAGTAAATCTGACTCCTGTTTCAGAGAAGAAGAACATGAGCAACATGCTATGAAAGGTGGAATAAAAAAAGGTGGAGAGAATGGAGATGCAAATAGTAAAGGGGAAGGGATAATACAAAGGGGGTTACCAAAGGCCAATGAAAGGGATAAGGAAAGAGAGAGGCATCTGAGATGGTATCACaagcagctgcagcagtttATGCCCTCTTCTGCTTCTTTATCCAGCCAACTCTCCTCACCCTCTATATATCCATCTCCCTCTTCCTCTACTCAGCCTTCTGTCTCTCACCTCTCCATTTCTTCCCGTGCGAATCATGGTTTGGAACTGGTTTTAGATGGATGCACAACCAGATCTGAAGATAGAGTTAATGGTAACAGAGGACAGGTGTTTTCTCCCAGCGCTGAGATTCTGTTACAAACTGAAACCTCTTCGATCTCTAATAACATTAGTGAAGAGGATGCTAATGGAGACACTGGTGGTGTTGGGGAAAACTCGAGGGCATCTTTGGAAGGAACATGGACAGGATTTGAACAAGAAATGAGTAGAAATGAGAAGAGGAGGTCACTTGAGGCAGCAAGTGAAGAAAGGCAAAGAAGGAAAGAGAGGAGGCCAGCTGGAGTGGAGAGGGGAGAAGGGAGGTGGGTGTGGATGTCAAATGGGACAGCAGGTGCTGTCTGCTTTGACACAAGTGAGACACAATTGTGTCACAGCTCTGATTCACAAGACAGACTGGAAGTGGGTGTGGCAGGACTGAATACCTCAGATGACCCAGCTGATGGAGTGTGGAATGCTGGGAAGGGGGGAGCAGCTCAAAAAGGGTGTTTATTGTCTGCTCACATGAACAATGAGGGCAACAGCCTCATTAGCTACCCCCCTGCAGAGCAGTCCCTCTCCCCGGACTGTGAACATACCAGCACACTCCTGACCCCAGTTATGCTTAGTGCTGCCTCTTTTGAATCAAAGTGTACGAGAGTCATCCCAGAGGCAGTAcaatcaaacacacagagagagaaagaactaTGGTTTCTTGCTAATCCCGGTAAATTGCCAGCTACATTACCTTCCACTACTTCCATCACACCTACTGAACCCCTTAACAAACCACCAGAAAATCCAGCTCACACTCAGCTACATAACCATTCAGAAGTCAAAAAGTTGGTTTTACCTCAAAATGAGACTCAGGTGGATTCTTTTAGCTCCATCATGGAGCCCCTCAGCATCTCCCAGCTTCAAGTGGATCAACAGGCTGCTACAATCTCTTTCCTGCGAGGGGACAACAAAAACACCTCGCTCAGTCCTCTTAATGACAATAGAGAATACAACAAGTGGGAAGAGATGGAGGAAGTTGTAGAGGATGAGAATACGGGTTTGCAACTGTCTTTCGTGGAACTGCCACAGGCAAAGACGCACTACCCTCCCTTATCTGACACTACGACAGCTACGAATCACACAGAGGGAAAACAAGACGTACATCTCAGTAATTGTTACACAG GTATTCCTGAAGATATTTTGGACTCCTCACAGGATCAAGATAGCAATCAGAAGCAAACACCACCAGCTACATTCAACAAACCTCCTGCATCACCACTTAAAAAATCTACATGCACTTCTGTGCAAGGGTTACCCAGTTTACAGGATTTAAACACTAATCACCACGTTAGACCCACGATCCAGCTGTTTAAGCTGGACGACTTAGACCACGCAAA GTGGTGTATATTCAAGGCCCACTGGGAGCAGCTAAAAGAGATGGAAGCTTTATGTTGTAAAGAGGGGAAGCTTCTGTGCCAGCAGCCTGATATG GCATTTGGAGAATATGTCCAGCAGCTGGAGGAAATCATGGAGAAAAAGGCTTGGTGTGTACACAGCATGAGAGCTCAGCTACAGCCATATCTGAAGCCCATCACCTCAATCCACCCACAGGGAGCAGACGATCACAGATCAACTAGTTGA
- the LOC101466689 gene encoding uncharacterized protein LOC101466689 isoform X1 codes for MTLCLYECLRAVGLQHHYARFTSVGVCRTAHISVLTMEDYPLLGIHTMEDRTRLFQLVQFVKTLDLEGLGYDDDDDYHYSGGGRVEGSTIVDSSFYHDSDSIFDDEDGNGAAVNNIIASTFARPSHVRRRLDFSNETSDHHQRLSHPVVHVNMRYARYEESIRKKGSATSVQHQYRPKPKPANVTSNTFNHKPLGHKDRKRTTRKKTLYTEMDTDGCMCKPTPVYEAKRTAGYNYGLPMSTPPAQCKQARQAEEQRIKVCVRKRPLTCTESRQREADVVTTPGGECVIVHEVKEAVDLSQYILQHKFYFDQVFGEKSSNEEVYHQTAYPLVQHMLKGGKVTCFAYGQTGAGKTHTMLGSPAIPGLYALAVQDIFAHLSATHSYQLVFVSFFEIYCGQLYDLLDHRKRLFAREDGQKVVHISGLRDVRVDSVSSLLEVKQGRKTNSSTSTPNKVFEVWSIMTQVISQGTAERTQGMSGVNPLSSRSHALLQIQLRDSNQQIAGRMWFVDLAGSERASDAKEPDRQSRMEGAEINQSLLALKECIRSLDQEQSHTPFRQSKLTQVLKDSFVGDSMTCMIANISPGHTATEHTLNTLRYADRVKELKRQGGLRGRRRNRGKTAASPNQNLFSSTTGSTVSSRGKSPPKKPKLTRQSDSFGPTTPTTRSPVRSAFLCSTPKNTKCGEEANARRRGEIRLEHISPVRGWLRIGDKRHRRNEADELGGGRTGNDSLKTMERQSVSQQSPRAVLESGHQQSPRAVLVSGQPKDKRVWKVQKEGEAHENDSFFTESKSDSCFREEEHEQHAMKGGIKKGGENGDANSKGEGIIQRGLPKANERDKERERHLRWYHKQLQQFMPSSASLSSQLSSPSIYPSPSSSTQPSVSHLSISSRANHGLELVLDGCTTRSEDRVNGNRGQVFSPSAEILLQTETSSISNNISEEDANGDTGGVGENSRASLEGTWTGFEQEMSRNEKRRSLEAASEERQRRKERRPAGVERGEGRWVWMSNGTAGAVCFDTSETQLCHSSDSQDRLEVGVAGLNTSDDPADGVWNAGKGGAAQKGCLLSAHMNNEGNSLISYPPAEQSLSPDCEHTSTLLTPVMLSAASFESKCTRVIPEAVQSNTQREKELWFLANPGKLPATLPSTTSITPTEPLNKPPENPAHTQLHNHSEVKKLVLPQNETQVDSFSSIMEPLSISQLQVDQQAATISFLRGDNKNTSLSPLNDNREYNKWEEMEEVVEDENTGLQLSFVELPQAKTHYPPLSDTTTATNHTEGKQDVHLSNCYTGIPEDILDSSQDQDSNQKQTPPATFNKPPASPLKKSTCTSVQGLPSLQDLNTNHHVRPTIQLFKLDDLDHAKWCIFKAHWEQLKEMEALCCKEGKLLCQQPDMAFGEYVQQLEEIMEKKAWCVHSMRAQLQPYLKPITSIHPQGADDHRSTS; via the exons aTGACACTTTGTCTGTATGAGTGTCTGAGAGCGGTCGGGCTACAGCATCACTATGCCAG GTTTACCTCAGTGGGTGTTTGTCGTACAGCCCACATCTCAGTGCTCACCATGGAGGACTACCCCCTGCTGGGGATACACACAATGGAGGACAGGACTCGGTTATTTCAACTTGTCCAATTTGTCAAAACTCTTGATCTGGAGGGCCTTggatatgatgatgatgatgattatcaCTATAGTGGTGGTGGACGCGTCGAAGGCAGCACTATAGTGGATAGCAGCTTTTATCATGATAGTGACAGCATTtttgatgatgaagatggtaaTGGAGCTGCTGTCAATAATATAATTGCCAGCACTTTTGCCAGACCATCACATGTTCGCAGGCGACTTGATTTCAGTAATGAGACCAGTGATCATCATCAGCGGTTGTCTCATCCTGTTGTTCATGTTAACATGAGGTATGCCAGATATGAGGAGTCCATTAGGAAAAAAGGATCTGCTACCTCTGTGCAACATCAATATAGGCCAAAACCCAAGCCTGCAAATGTGacatcaaacacatttaatcacAAACCTTTGGgtcacaaagacagaaaaagaaccACAAGGAAGAAAACTCTTTATACAGAAATGGACACTGATGGATGCATGTGTAAGCCAACACCTGTTTATGAAGCAAAGAGAACAGCTGGATATAACTATGGACTACCAATGAGTACTCCTCCTGCTCAGTGCAAACA AGCCAGGCAAGCAGAAGAGCAGCGGATTAAGGTGTGTGTGAGGAAAAGACCACTGACATGCACCGAGAGCCGACAAAGAGAGGCAGATGTTGTGACAACTCCAGGTGGAGAGTGTGTGATTGTCCATGAAGTCAAGGAAGCCGTGGATCTCTCACAATACATACTGCAG CACAAGTTCTACTTTGACCAAGTTTTTGGGGAGAAAAGCTCCAACGAAGAGGTTTATCACCAAACAGCATATCCTCTGGTGCAGCACATGCTCAAAGG aGGCAAAGTCACCTGCTTTGCATACGGTCAAACAGGTGCAGGGAAGACTCACACCATGCTGGGTTCACCTGCCATTCCAGGACTATATGCTCTGGCAGTTCAGGACATCTTTGCTCACCTGTCAGCCACACACTCATACCAGCTGGTGTTTGTCAGCTTCTTCGAGATCTACTGTGGTCAGCTGTATGACCTCCTGGACCACAGAAAAAG GTTATTTGCTAGGGAGGATGGACAGAAAGTGGTTCACATTTCAGGGCTGCGAGATGTCAGAGTGGACTCAGTCAGCTCTCTGCTGGAG GTCAAGCAGGGCCGCAAGACAAATTCATCTACTTCAACACCAAATAAAGTGTTTGAGGTTTGGAGCATTATGACTCAG GTGATTTCTCAGGGTACAGCCGAGCGGACACAGGGGATGAGTGGCGTGAATCCACTCTCTTCTCGATCCCATGCCTTGCTTCAGATTCAGCTTAGAGATTCAAACCAGCAGATAGCTGGCAG AATGTGGTTTGTGGATCTGGCAGGAAGCGAAAGAGCATCCGATGCCAAAGAACCTGACAGGCAGAGCCGCATGGAGGGAGCTGAGATCAACCAGAGTCTGTTGGCT CTTAAAGAATGTATCCGGTCACTTGATCAGGAACAATCGCATACACCTTTTAGGCAGAGCAAACTGACTCAG GTTTTGAAAGATTCATTTGTCGGTGACTCAATGACATGCATGATTGCCAACATTTCACCTGGTCACACAGCAACGGAGCACACACTTAATACACTGAGATATGCAGACCG GGTAAAAGAGTTGAAAAGACAAGGAGGgctgagaggaagaagaagaaacagaggCAAGACAGCAGCCTCACCCAATCAAAACCTGTTCAGCAGCACCACTGGTAGCACTGTTAGCAGTAGAGGGAAAAGTCCTCCAAAGAAGCCAAAGTTAACAAGACAAAGCGATTCTTTCGGTCCCACAACTCCTACCACAAGGTCACCTGTGAGGAGTGCATTTCTCTGCTCCACACCCAAGAACACCAAATGTGGAGAGGAAGCAAATGCGAGACGGAGGGGAGAGATCAGACTTGAACATATTTCTCCAGTTAGAGGTTGGCTGAGAATAGGTGACAAAAGGCATCGGAGAAATGAAGCAGATGAATTAGGAGGGGGGAGAACAGGAAATGACAGTTTAAAAACTATGGAGAGACAGTCTGTTAGTCAGCAAAGCCCCAGGGCAGTGCTGGAGTCGGGACACCAGCAAAGCCCCAGGGCAGTGCTGGTGTCGGGACAACCAAAAGACAAGCGTGTATGGAAGGTGCAAAAGGAGGGAGAAGCTCATGAGAATGATTCATTTTTTACTGAAAGTAAATCTGACTCCTGTTTCAGAGAAGAAGAACATGAGCAACATGCTATGAAAGGTGGAATAAAAAAAGGTGGAGAGAATGGAGATGCAAATAGTAAAGGGGAAGGGATAATACAAAGGGGGTTACCAAAGGCCAATGAAAGGGATAAGGAAAGAGAGAGGCATCTGAGATGGTATCACaagcagctgcagcagtttATGCCCTCTTCTGCTTCTTTATCCAGCCAACTCTCCTCACCCTCTATATATCCATCTCCCTCTTCCTCTACTCAGCCTTCTGTCTCTCACCTCTCCATTTCTTCCCGTGCGAATCATGGTTTGGAACTGGTTTTAGATGGATGCACAACCAGATCTGAAGATAGAGTTAATGGTAACAGAGGACAGGTGTTTTCTCCCAGCGCTGAGATTCTGTTACAAACTGAAACCTCTTCGATCTCTAATAACATTAGTGAAGAGGATGCTAATGGAGACACTGGTGGTGTTGGGGAAAACTCGAGGGCATCTTTGGAAGGAACATGGACAGGATTTGAACAAGAAATGAGTAGAAATGAGAAGAGGAGGTCACTTGAGGCAGCAAGTGAAGAAAGGCAAAGAAGGAAAGAGAGGAGGCCAGCTGGAGTGGAGAGGGGAGAAGGGAGGTGGGTGTGGATGTCAAATGGGACAGCAGGTGCTGTCTGCTTTGACACAAGTGAGACACAATTGTGTCACAGCTCTGATTCACAAGACAGACTGGAAGTGGGTGTGGCAGGACTGAATACCTCAGATGACCCAGCTGATGGAGTGTGGAATGCTGGGAAGGGGGGAGCAGCTCAAAAAGGGTGTTTATTGTCTGCTCACATGAACAATGAGGGCAACAGCCTCATTAGCTACCCCCCTGCAGAGCAGTCCCTCTCCCCGGACTGTGAACATACCAGCACACTCCTGACCCCAGTTATGCTTAGTGCTGCCTCTTTTGAATCAAAGTGTACGAGAGTCATCCCAGAGGCAGTAcaatcaaacacacagagagagaaagaactaTGGTTTCTTGCTAATCCCGGTAAATTGCCAGCTACATTACCTTCCACTACTTCCATCACACCTACTGAACCCCTTAACAAACCACCAGAAAATCCAGCTCACACTCAGCTACATAACCATTCAGAAGTCAAAAAGTTGGTTTTACCTCAAAATGAGACTCAGGTGGATTCTTTTAGCTCCATCATGGAGCCCCTCAGCATCTCCCAGCTTCAAGTGGATCAACAGGCTGCTACAATCTCTTTCCTGCGAGGGGACAACAAAAACACCTCGCTCAGTCCTCTTAATGACAATAGAGAATACAACAAGTGGGAAGAGATGGAGGAAGTTGTAGAGGATGAGAATACGGGTTTGCAACTGTCTTTCGTGGAACTGCCACAGGCAAAGACGCACTACCCTCCCTTATCTGACACTACGACAGCTACGAATCACACAGAGGGAAAACAAGACGTACATCTCAGTAATTGTTACACAG GTATTCCTGAAGATATTTTGGACTCCTCACAGGATCAAGATAGCAATCAGAAGCAAACACCACCAGCTACATTCAACAAACCTCCTGCATCACCACTTAAAAAATCTACATGCACTTCTGTGCAAGGGTTACCCAGTTTACAGGATTTAAACACTAATCACCACGTTAGACCCACGATCCAGCTGTTTAAGCTGGACGACTTAGACCACGCAAA GTGGTGTATATTCAAGGCCCACTGGGAGCAGCTAAAAGAGATGGAAGCTTTATGTTGTAAAGAGGGGAAGCTTCTGTGCCAGCAGCCTGATATG GCATTTGGAGAATATGTCCAGCAGCTGGAGGAAATCATGGAGAAAAAGGCTTGGTGTGTACACAGCATGAGAGCTCAGCTACAGCCATATCTGAAGCCCATCACCTCAATCCACCCACAGGGAGCAGACGATCACAGATCAACTAGTTGA